In Alicyclobacillus macrosporangiidus CPP55, a single window of DNA contains:
- a CDS encoding 2-isopropylmalate synthase — protein sequence MRKIEIFDTTLRDGEQSAGVNLHIHEKLEIAHQLARYGVDVIEAGFPASSRGDFEAVQLIARQVKTCTIAGLARSTERDIDAVRDALREAASPRIHVFIATSPIHMKHKLNLTPDETLETAVAAVRYAKRFCADVEWSAEDATRSDWDFLVKLITRVIEAGATVINLPDTVGYTTPEEYGNLFRYVREHVPNIDRVKLSAHCHDDLGMAVINTLSAIQAGVSQVEVTVNGIGERAGNTSLEEVAVALAIRKDYFQAETGLHLEQTIRTSRLVSKLTGMVVPPNKAVVGANAFAHESGIHQDGVLKNPLTYEIIRPEMIGLTSNVMAIGKHSGRHALREKCKELGLQLDEQEFNRLFRAFKDLTGKKKEITDDDILALALESSNEAMSSRYELEFLNVFYGQDSISTTTLGIRRPDGTVVREAATGNGSVEAIYNTIERILGEPVQLIDYRIQSTTGGQDALAEVYVKVQYRGVTSSGRGIDNDVLSASAKAFLDAINRAALKERVEDKVAASASPTA from the coding sequence GTGCGCAAAATTGAGATCTTCGACACGACGCTGCGGGATGGGGAGCAGTCGGCCGGGGTCAATCTGCACATCCACGAAAAGCTGGAGATCGCGCATCAGTTGGCGCGCTACGGCGTCGACGTGATCGAGGCGGGGTTCCCGGCTTCCTCGCGCGGGGATTTCGAGGCGGTGCAACTGATCGCCCGGCAGGTCAAAACCTGCACCATCGCGGGCCTGGCGCGATCGACGGAGCGCGACATCGACGCGGTGCGCGACGCCCTGCGCGAGGCCGCGTCTCCCCGCATCCACGTGTTCATCGCCACCTCTCCCATCCACATGAAACACAAGCTGAACCTCACGCCGGATGAGACCCTGGAGACGGCGGTGGCGGCGGTGCGGTATGCGAAGCGGTTCTGCGCGGACGTGGAGTGGTCGGCGGAGGACGCGACGCGAAGCGACTGGGATTTCCTCGTGAAGCTCATCACGCGGGTGATCGAAGCGGGCGCGACGGTGATCAACCTGCCGGATACGGTGGGATACACGACGCCGGAGGAATACGGAAACCTCTTCCGCTATGTGCGGGAGCACGTGCCAAACATCGACCGCGTTAAGCTGTCCGCCCACTGCCACGACGACCTCGGGATGGCGGTCATCAACACCCTGTCGGCCATCCAGGCGGGTGTGTCCCAGGTGGAAGTCACGGTCAACGGCATCGGCGAGCGCGCGGGCAACACGTCCCTGGAGGAGGTCGCGGTGGCCCTCGCCATCCGCAAGGACTATTTCCAAGCGGAGACAGGCCTGCACTTAGAGCAGACCATTCGCACCAGCCGCCTGGTCAGCAAGCTGACGGGAATGGTCGTCCCGCCCAACAAAGCCGTGGTCGGCGCGAATGCCTTCGCCCACGAGTCGGGCATCCACCAGGATGGCGTGCTGAAAAACCCGCTCACCTACGAGATCATCCGTCCGGAGATGATCGGCTTGACGTCCAACGTCATGGCCATCGGAAAACATTCCGGCCGCCACGCTCTGCGGGAGAAGTGCAAGGAGCTCGGGCTGCAGCTGGATGAGCAGGAGTTCAATCGCCTCTTCCGGGCCTTCAAGGATCTGACTGGGAAGAAGAAGGAGATCACGGACGACGACATCCTGGCGCTGGCTCTCGAGTCGTCCAACGAGGCGATGTCCTCCCGGTACGAGTTGGAGTTCCTCAACGTCTTCTACGGCCAGGATTCCATCTCCACCACGACCCTCGGCATCCGCCGGCCGGATGGCACCGTGGTGCGCGAGGCGGCGACCGGCAACGGCAGCGTCGAGGCGATCTACAACACCATCGAGCGCATCCTCGGCGAGCCGGTGCAGTTGATCGACTACCGCATCCAGTCCACCACGGGCGGGCAGGATGCCCTGGCGGAGGTGTACGTGAAGGTGCAGTACCGCGGCGTGACGAGCAGCGGCCGAGGCATTGACAACGATGTGCTGTCCGCTTCAGCGAAGGCGTTCTTGGACGCCATCAACCGCGCCGCGCTGAAGGAACGGGTGGAGGACAAGGTCGCGGCATCCGCGTCACCGACCGCTTGA
- the ilvC gene encoding ketol-acid reductoisomerase produces MANMYFDKDITLDALRGKRVAIIGYGSQGHAHAQNLRDSGIEVIVGLRKGRSWDQAAEDGFEVYSVADAANLADVIMVLLPDEKQPAVYRDEIEPGLAPGKAIAFAHGFNIHFTQIVPPSDVDVFMVAPKGPGHLVRRVYEEGGGVPALIAVHQDATGRAKELSLAYAKAIGAGRAAVIETTFKEETETDLFGEQAVLCGGLSSLIKAGFETLVNAGYQPEIAYFECLHEMKLIVDLIYEGGLAYMRYSCSDTAQWGDFISGPRVVTEETKKEMQRILEDIQSGAFAKGWILENQVGRPMFNAINRRENEHPLEVVGRELREKMPFIQRKSSSRRVVVGAQN; encoded by the coding sequence ATGGCGAACATGTACTTTGACAAGGACATCACGCTCGACGCGCTTCGCGGCAAGCGGGTGGCGATCATCGGCTACGGGTCGCAAGGCCACGCTCACGCGCAGAACTTGCGCGACAGCGGTATCGAAGTCATCGTCGGTCTGCGCAAGGGCCGCTCCTGGGACCAGGCGGCCGAGGATGGCTTCGAGGTGTACTCAGTGGCGGACGCCGCCAATCTGGCGGACGTCATCATGGTGCTGCTGCCGGACGAGAAACAGCCGGCGGTGTACCGCGATGAGATTGAACCCGGCCTGGCGCCCGGCAAGGCGATCGCGTTCGCGCACGGCTTCAACATCCACTTCACGCAGATTGTGCCGCCGAGCGACGTCGACGTCTTCATGGTGGCGCCGAAGGGCCCGGGGCACCTGGTGCGCCGCGTGTATGAGGAAGGCGGCGGCGTGCCGGCGCTGATCGCCGTCCATCAGGACGCCACCGGACGGGCGAAGGAGCTGTCCTTGGCGTACGCGAAGGCCATCGGCGCCGGGCGCGCGGCAGTCATTGAGACGACGTTCAAAGAGGAGACCGAGACCGACCTGTTCGGCGAGCAGGCGGTGCTGTGCGGCGGCCTGTCTTCGCTCATCAAGGCGGGCTTCGAGACACTCGTGAACGCTGGGTACCAGCCCGAGATCGCCTACTTCGAGTGCCTTCACGAGATGAAGTTGATCGTCGATCTCATCTACGAGGGTGGCCTGGCGTACATGCGCTACTCGTGTTCCGACACGGCCCAATGGGGCGATTTCATCTCCGGCCCGCGCGTCGTGACGGAGGAGACAAAGAAGGAGATGCAGCGCATCCTCGAGGACATCCAGTCGGGCGCCTTTGCCAAGGGGTGGATCCTAGAGAACCAGGTCGGCCGTCCGATGTTCAACGCCATCAACCGGCGCGAGAACGAACACCCGCTCGAGGTGGTCGGCCGCGAGCTGCGGGAGAAGATGCCGTTCATCCAGCGAAAATCGAGCTCGAGGAGAGTGGTCGTAGGTGCGCAAAATTGA
- the ilvE gene encoding branched-chain-amino-acid transaminase — translation MTQTTQWIFMNGAFVTKEDAKVSVYDHGFLYGDGIFEGIRAYDGNIYRLREHLVRLYDSAQAILLTIPYSMEEMEKIVVDTVRKNNLENAYIRLVVSRGVGNLGLDPASCKEPNVIVIAEQLALYPKEFYERGMEVVTVATRRNRSDILNPKVKSLNYLNNILIRLEANLAGAGEALTLNTEGYVAECSGDNIFIARNRVLWTPPAYLGALEGITRNAIIEIARELGYVVKEEPFTRHDVYTADEVFLTGTAAEIVPVVKVDGRVIGDGKPGAITHELLAEFRNRAVTDGVKVYPERQPVS, via the coding sequence GTGACGCAGACGACGCAGTGGATCTTCATGAATGGGGCGTTCGTGACCAAAGAGGACGCAAAAGTTTCCGTCTATGACCACGGTTTTCTGTACGGCGACGGTATCTTTGAAGGTATTCGCGCGTACGACGGAAACATCTACCGGCTTCGGGAACACCTCGTCCGACTCTACGACTCCGCGCAAGCGATTCTCCTCACCATTCCTTATTCCATGGAAGAGATGGAAAAAATCGTAGTGGACACCGTCCGGAAGAACAACCTCGAGAACGCATACATCCGCTTGGTCGTCTCGCGGGGCGTCGGAAACCTGGGCCTGGACCCGGCGAGTTGCAAGGAGCCGAACGTCATCGTGATCGCGGAACAATTGGCTCTGTATCCGAAAGAATTCTATGAACGCGGGATGGAAGTGGTGACTGTCGCCACCCGCCGCAACCGTTCGGACATCCTCAATCCGAAAGTGAAGTCGCTGAACTACCTGAACAACATCCTCATCCGCCTCGAAGCCAATTTGGCTGGGGCCGGCGAGGCCCTGACGCTCAACACGGAGGGCTATGTCGCCGAGTGCTCCGGGGACAACATCTTCATCGCGCGCAACCGCGTCCTGTGGACGCCGCCCGCGTATCTCGGAGCCCTCGAGGGCATCACGCGGAACGCCATCATCGAGATCGCCCGCGAGCTGGGTTATGTCGTGAAAGAAGAGCCGTTCACCCGCCACGACGTGTACACCGCGGATGAGGTGTTCCTCACCGGGACGGCGGCCGAGATCGTCCCCGTCGTCAAGGTGGACGGCCGCGTGATTGGCGACGGAAAACCGGGCGCCATCACCCATGAGTTGTTGGCCGAGTTCCGCAATCGCGCCGTGACGGACGGCGTCAAGGTGTACCCGGAACGGCAGCCGGTGTCCTGA
- the ilvN gene encoding acetolactate synthase small subunit — MNRILSVVVNNRSGVLNRITGLFLRRGFNIQSLTVGTSETEGQSRMTIVLDVDDERTAEQVIKQLHKQIDVLKVSDITDLPIVARELVLIRVNSPLQTRSELTALIEPFRASIIDVSRDTVTIQAVGSPEKVDALIFLLHPYGIKELARTGLTAFVRGNDVASEAPRPYRNRVLSI, encoded by the coding sequence GTGAACCGCATTCTCTCCGTGGTCGTCAACAACCGTTCCGGCGTGCTCAACCGCATCACCGGCCTGTTTCTGCGCCGCGGATTCAACATCCAGAGCCTGACGGTCGGAACGTCGGAGACGGAGGGTCAGTCGCGGATGACCATCGTGCTCGACGTGGACGATGAACGCACGGCTGAGCAGGTCATCAAACAGCTGCACAAGCAGATTGACGTCTTAAAGGTGTCGGACATCACCGACCTGCCGATCGTCGCCCGCGAACTGGTCCTCATCCGGGTGAACAGCCCGCTGCAGACCCGTTCCGAGCTGACCGCGCTGATTGAACCTTTTCGCGCTTCCATCATCGACGTAAGCCGCGACACGGTCACCATCCAGGCGGTGGGCAGCCCGGAGAAGGTGGATGCCCTGATCTTCCTGCTGCATCCGTACGGCATCAAGGAGCTGGCCCGCACTGGCCTCACGGCCTTCGTGCGCGGCAACGATGTGGCATCGGAAGCTCCGCGGCCGTACCGCAACCGCGTTCTGTCTATTTGA
- the ilvB gene encoding acetolactate synthase large subunit → MGVDLKPSAKACTSVKPLMNGSRMLVEALKREGVEVIFGYPGGAVLTIYDALYDGGIPHILARHEQGCIHAAEGYARVTGKPGVVIATSGPGATNLVTGIADAMLDSLPLVVFTGQVATQVIGSDAFQEASIIGITMPITKHNYQVRDVSELPRIIREAFHIATTGRPGPVLVDIPKDVSNAMGWFDDQAEVRLPGYQPTVIPHRMQIRKVLDAIRAARKPVLLAGAGVLHARAQDLLREFAERAQLPVVNTLLGLGSFPASHPLFLGMGGMHGSYAANKALYEADLLINIGARFDDRLTGNLEHFAKSATVAHIDIDPAEIGKNVPTDIPVVGDAGEALKMLLEEGPEPGDAAEWLAELGEAKRQRPFWYHDSDQELKPQRLIQMIHEITRGGAIVVTDVGQHQMWAAQYYPLEQPHRWVTSGGLGTMGFGLPAAIGAQLGRPDALVVAVLGDGGFQMTMQELALLKEYNLPVKVIIVNNQALGMVRQWQELFYQGRYAHSIIPNLPDLVKLAEAYQIPGYRAKNPSEASEVLRRALAEPGPVLVDCWVTPGENVYPMVPPGKGLHEMVGVTP, encoded by the coding sequence ATGGGTGTCGATCTGAAACCATCGGCAAAGGCCTGCACCTCGGTGAAACCGTTGATGAACGGATCCCGGATGCTCGTCGAAGCTCTGAAGCGGGAGGGGGTCGAAGTCATCTTCGGCTATCCCGGCGGAGCCGTGTTGACGATTTACGACGCGCTCTACGACGGGGGGATCCCGCACATCCTTGCCCGCCACGAGCAGGGCTGCATCCATGCGGCCGAGGGATACGCCCGGGTCACTGGAAAGCCGGGCGTGGTCATCGCCACGTCGGGACCGGGGGCGACCAACTTGGTCACCGGGATCGCCGACGCCATGCTGGATTCGCTGCCGTTGGTCGTGTTCACCGGCCAGGTGGCCACGCAGGTCATCGGCAGTGATGCGTTTCAAGAGGCATCCATCATCGGCATCACGATGCCGATAACGAAGCACAACTACCAAGTGCGCGACGTGTCGGAGCTCCCCCGCATCATCCGGGAGGCGTTTCACATTGCGACGACCGGAAGGCCAGGGCCGGTGCTGGTGGACATTCCGAAGGATGTCTCCAACGCGATGGGCTGGTTTGATGACCAGGCGGAGGTGCGTTTGCCCGGGTATCAGCCGACGGTGATCCCGCATCGCATGCAGATCCGCAAAGTGCTGGACGCCATCCGCGCGGCCCGGAAACCGGTGCTGCTGGCGGGGGCCGGCGTGCTGCACGCGCGCGCCCAGGACCTGCTCCGTGAATTCGCCGAGCGGGCGCAGCTGCCGGTGGTCAATACCCTGCTGGGACTGGGCAGTTTCCCCGCGAGCCACCCGTTGTTCCTCGGGATGGGCGGAATGCACGGATCGTACGCCGCCAACAAGGCACTGTACGAGGCGGATCTGTTGATCAACATCGGCGCTCGTTTTGACGATCGCTTGACGGGCAATCTGGAGCATTTCGCAAAGTCCGCGACGGTCGCGCATATTGACATCGATCCCGCCGAGATCGGGAAGAACGTGCCGACGGACATCCCGGTGGTGGGCGACGCGGGCGAGGCGTTGAAGATGTTGCTCGAGGAGGGGCCGGAGCCAGGGGACGCCGCCGAGTGGCTGGCGGAGCTCGGCGAAGCCAAACGCCAGCGCCCGTTCTGGTACCACGACAGCGACCAAGAGTTGAAGCCGCAGCGGTTGATCCAGATGATCCACGAAATTACCCGCGGCGGCGCCATCGTCGTGACGGATGTCGGGCAGCACCAGATGTGGGCGGCCCAGTACTACCCCCTGGAGCAGCCGCACCGGTGGGTCACCTCGGGCGGGCTCGGGACCATGGGTTTCGGATTGCCGGCGGCCATCGGGGCGCAGTTGGGACGTCCGGACGCACTGGTGGTGGCGGTGCTCGGCGACGGCGGGTTCCAGATGACGATGCAGGAGCTGGCTCTGCTCAAGGAGTACAACCTGCCGGTGAAAGTCATCATCGTCAATAATCAGGCGCTCGGCATGGTGCGCCAGTGGCAGGAGTTGTTCTACCAGGGGCGCTATGCGCACTCCATCATTCCGAATCTCCCGGATCTGGTGAAATTGGCGGAAGCCTATCAGATCCCTGGGTACAGGGCGAAGAACCCTTCGGAAGCCAGCGAAGTGCTGCGTCGCGCTCTGGCGGAACCGGGGCCGGTGTTGGTGGACTGCTGGGTGACGCCCGGCGAGAACGTGTACCCGATGGTGCCGCCGGGCAAGGGACTGCACGAAATGGTGGGGGTGACGCCGTGA
- the ilvD gene encoding dihydroxy-acid dehydratase, with product MRSDMIKKGVDRAPHRSLLYATGVKPSDLSKPFIGVCNSYVDIVPGHVHLQEMGKMVKEAIREAGGIPFEFNTIGVDDGIAMGHIGMRYSLPSRELIADSAETMINAHWFDGVFYIPNCDKITPGMLMAAVRTNVPAVFVSGGPMEAGRSRSGRTLSLSSVFEGVGAYQAGHISAEDLQELETLACPTCGSCSGMFTANSMNCIMEMLGIALPGNGTIVATSKDRYQLILDAAKHLIRMVQQDIRPRDIITAEAIDDAFALDMAMGGSTNTVLHLLAIANEAGIEYDLQRINQVAERVPYLAKISPASEYSIQDVHRAGGISAIIKELLSIPGLLHGDRITVTGKTLAENVADAEILDERVIRRKENPYSPVGGLSILYGNLAPDGAVIKVGAVDPSIRRFEGEAIIYNSQEEAQRGIESGEVREGHVVVIRYEGPKGGPGMPEMLAPTSSIVGRGLGTKVALITDGRFSGASRGIAVGHISPEAAEGGPLALLENGDRVVIDLPSRRIDVLLPEEELARRRAAWQPPEPKVKSGYLARYQKLVTSANTGGILKV from the coding sequence ATGCGCAGCGACATGATTAAGAAAGGGGTCGATCGCGCCCCCCACCGCAGCCTCTTGTACGCGACGGGCGTGAAGCCCTCCGATCTGTCCAAACCGTTCATCGGCGTGTGCAACTCCTACGTGGACATCGTGCCGGGCCACGTCCATCTGCAGGAGATGGGCAAGATGGTCAAGGAAGCCATTCGGGAGGCGGGCGGCATCCCGTTTGAGTTCAACACCATCGGCGTGGACGACGGCATCGCGATGGGCCACATCGGGATGCGCTACTCTCTGCCGAGCCGTGAGCTCATCGCTGACTCGGCCGAGACGATGATCAACGCTCACTGGTTTGACGGTGTGTTCTACATCCCGAACTGCGACAAGATCACCCCGGGGATGCTGATGGCTGCGGTGCGGACGAACGTGCCGGCGGTGTTCGTCTCCGGCGGCCCGATGGAGGCCGGGCGATCCCGCAGTGGAAGGACGCTGTCTCTGTCGTCCGTGTTCGAGGGCGTGGGCGCCTACCAGGCGGGGCACATCTCGGCGGAGGACCTGCAGGAGCTGGAGACGCTGGCCTGTCCGACCTGCGGATCGTGTTCCGGCATGTTCACCGCGAACTCGATGAACTGCATCATGGAGATGCTCGGAATCGCCCTTCCGGGCAACGGGACCATCGTCGCGACCTCGAAAGACCGCTACCAGCTCATCCTCGACGCAGCGAAGCACTTGATCCGCATGGTGCAACAGGATATCCGGCCGCGCGACATCATCACCGCCGAGGCGATTGACGACGCGTTCGCGCTCGACATGGCGATGGGCGGCTCGACCAACACCGTGCTGCACCTGCTGGCCATCGCGAACGAGGCAGGCATCGAGTACGACCTGCAGCGCATCAATCAGGTGGCAGAACGGGTGCCGTACCTCGCCAAGATCAGCCCGGCTTCCGAGTACTCCATCCAGGATGTGCACCGCGCCGGCGGGATCAGCGCCATCATCAAGGAGCTGCTCTCCATCCCGGGGCTGCTCCACGGCGACCGCATCACCGTCACCGGAAAGACCCTCGCGGAAAATGTGGCGGACGCGGAGATCCTCGACGAGCGGGTCATCCGCCGCAAGGAAAATCCCTACAGCCCGGTTGGGGGCCTGTCCATCCTGTACGGCAACCTGGCCCCGGACGGGGCGGTCATCAAAGTCGGCGCGGTCGATCCTTCGATTCGGCGCTTTGAAGGCGAGGCCATCATCTACAACTCGCAGGAGGAGGCCCAGCGGGGCATCGAGAGCGGCGAGGTGCGAGAGGGTCACGTGGTGGTGATCCGGTACGAGGGCCCGAAGGGCGGACCGGGCATGCCGGAGATGTTGGCCCCGACGTCGTCCATCGTCGGCCGCGGGCTGGGGACGAAGGTGGCCCTCATCACCGACGGGCGGTTCTCCGGCGCCTCGCGCGGGATCGCCGTAGGACACATCTCCCCGGAGGCGGCCGAGGGTGGGCCTCTGGCACTACTGGAAAACGGGGATCGCGTCGTGATCGACCTGCCCAGCCGGCGGATCGATGTCCTGCTCCCGGAGGAGGAACTGGCGCGCCGGCGGGCGGCCTGGCAGCCGCCGGAGCCGAAGGTGAAGAGCGGCTACTTGGCCCGCTATCAAAAACTGGTGACCTCCGCGAACACAGGCGGCATTTTAAAGGTCTGA